The sequence CATTGATGTGGAGCTGGAGCCTGCCTGTGCCTTACCACTATTAAGCGTGAGACCGGGGTTTATGATTGTTTCTCGCCATCCAACGTCAGTAGCACTTTGTATAGTTCAGGGCGCCGGTCCCTGAATATCCCCCAACCATGCCTAATCGACTTGATCTCATCCAAGTCAAACTCTGCCACCAGCACTTCCTCGTCTTTGTCGTTAGCAAGCTTCACTATTTCTCCGGTTGGTCCTGCAGAGAATTCAATTGAAGTCGTGTTTCTGACATTTAACCTTCTATCTACAAGTATAAAGATATACACGAGCTAGATTACCTGCAATGAAGGAATTCCCATAGAAGGTTATCGAGCTCTTGCCATGCTCAGTGTCAACAGTTTCTCTGCCAATCCGGTTGGAAGCAACAAGAGGGACCTGGATAATTCAAGCTGAAATCATAACGCGACCAGAGAAGTGGATGCTTCACCAGTATCACTTAGAGGAACAACAaagaaacatctttgttgttcctCAATGAAGGTCATAGCGCATCATGAACTTGTACAATACAACAAACAGTACCAAGTTGGCACCAGCATGGCCTTGCATAACCCGCTTCCAATGTTCACGGGAATCCAGGTTACAATCCTGGGGTTCGGATCCAATTGCAGTGGGATAAAACAGTATTTCAGCCCCCAGAAGTGCCATTGCTCTTGCACACTCTGGAAACCACTGATCCCAGCAGATTCCTACAAGGTCAAGAATGATGACATTAGAGTTATGATCGATATTAAGTCGTATTAATTACTATTAGTGCTACTGTACTTAAACTAAATAAGAGCCTATAACACTGCAGAACATAAATAACTTACCAACACCAATGGTGGCATACTTGGTTTTGAAAGCCTGCGTCAATAGCAGTAAATGCATTTAAGTGAACTTTTGCTTATATCAATGACAATTAAAAGTCACATCGTATACATCTATATTTTTTTGCCAGGAATATATATAAAGTTATAGAACAGGAATCACCTTAAAGCCAGTGTCACCGGGGTTGAAATAAAACTTCTCTTGATATCCTGACAAACAGAAGCGGCTTTATAGATGAGATAACCCAATGTATGGCAGAACAGGAAAAGCCTATTGACCTTACCTGGTCCATCTGGAATGTGTGATTTGCGATAGAGTCCAAGATCAGCGCCATCAGCATCGATAATAGCCACCGAATTATAATGTGCATTGTTTGCTTCTTCGAAAAAACTGACAGGTATGACAACTTCCAGCTCCTTTGCAAGCTGTTGCATCCTATGGACCATGAGGGGCAAAGCTGCCTAAATGCCAAAGAAATAGAATACATGTTTTTATTGACTGCTGACAGGAACAAGCATGTCTACCTTATAATAGTTGGATTGCCTTTGTAAGGCTTAGCGCGCCGAAAGAAATCCAGTCTTTGAGCTTGGCAGAAATAGTGCCCCTCAAACAATTCCTAGGACATTTAAGAAATATGAGGGAGAGATTGAATAAAAAATTTAAGGAAAACGGAAACGAGAATATCTGTCCAAACTCCTATGCCCTTTCTGCTTTCAGTTTTGAAAAGAAGCATTGCAATTAAAATCTTGATGATCCATAGCTATCACATAAATTTACCTGAACGAGTACAATCTTTGCACCTTTCTTGTGTGCTTCTCTAATCAACCTGTAAAACAAGTGATCAGTCCCTAAGCTTTCATGATTTTTCAGCAATGTAATTTAAATCTGGGTGAATGTGGGTGTGTGCTGAGTGTTGTACATCCAACTTTCTTTTTTAATGAAATGACATGTAGCTCTCCAGCATGtttaagcaaaaaaaaaaaaaacagagtGATAGCTAAAACTGAAAAACATGTATTCCCTGTTATTTTAAGTAAAATAATTCCAATGGTGGATGTCTAAATCTCCTAGGGTAGTCAGAATATATTTCTTATTCTAAATCTTGTAAAAGTTCTAAAACTGCTGAATTTTGAACACACAAGATGATGTAATACTGACCAAAACAAGTTCTAAAACTTGTGACTTAATGACTGACTATCCAGCAGAGAATGGCAGTGAAAGTAAATGAACGCCACATTGACACTAATGGCGAGTACTAGATCAAAAGAAACAATAAAAATTTAGAACATCCACCAAGCTCATAACAATAAAAAAGCTTTGTCACAAAAAAATGCACTCAACTAAAGCTACGACTCAAAATATGCTACATGTATGGAAATGAAGTAGCAAGGGGAAGTAACAGAAAATCAGAAACAGAGTAAGTTCAAGAAATTCCATCCAGCAAGATAAACAATACTGTTGTTATGATGCACCAACATGGGGTGCAAGAAATTTGCAATTGCAAATGAAGTGAAGAGTGAAGACAAGACAAATTTTGGAATTCGGGGTTttgtttttcactaaaatatataATCAAAACAAAGTATAGTGCATCCAACTGGGTTTCCTACAAAGCTTTCCTAGAAAAGTGGCACAAGAGTTAAAACTGCAGAGGGTGGAAAACTGACACATCAAGCATATCGTTGCTAATTTACCAAGATGTGCTTCGGTTTGAAAACTtggctaagggggtgtttgggagtgaagttttttcaaagttttggaagaatactgcagtattctcaaaaACTGTAGTATTATATACCAAAAGGTGTTTGGCAAGCCAGCtaaatctctgttttcaaaactaAAGTATTACAAATACTGCAGTTCTTTTGAAGTATTCTAAACTTAGGTTTATACCTCAGTTTTCTCTGTAtactgtagtatttcaaaaactgtggtttccaaaaactttgttcccaaacaggacCTAAATTGTAGACAGGAACCAAGTCTGCAGTGTTTTTTCGGTGGAGACCATACAACTACAGAAACAGGCTTGGAGACAGACTTTTTACTTTACTGTACTAGAATATAGGAGAGCTTGTACCATAAGTAACCCAAATCCCAACAGCTGAACAAGCAGAAACATAGTATCATTTAACTTGTTATTGGGATTCCCCAAGAAGCCGTCAGAAATGCATAAATGAGGATTAAGTAGCTGATACAAATGGTTATGTAAGACTGTATTGAAGGATTAATACATGAATGCATactttaggccctgtttggaatcGTAGTATTTTTGCAGTTTTGAAACAATACTATGGTATTTGATGATACTATAGTATTGGAGCTCAAAAGGTGTTTGGTTTGTATAGTCAAAACTCAGTTTTAAATACCATGGTTTACGCAAAACTatggtatttttggagtttttgaaactccactcatgacctcggttttcttcttttctctctacATATACTTTGTTTTTCCAATAGAACCAAACAGATCTCGGTTTTGAGCAATACTATAGTTTTACTGTGGTAAAGTAATACCGTAGTATTTTTGTCATGTACAATTGTAAACTATGGTATCTCAAAACTACATTATTTCAAAACTGCATTCCCAAGCAGGCCCTTAATTGTATTAACCAAAAGCACAGCATCTCAAGCTACATAACCGAATCCAGACACCAAAGCAGATGCCTCAATAATTCACTGCAAGAGTAAAGTAGCTGACAGAAAAAAGAATGGAGTTGAGAATAAAGTAGCCGACAGGATTGTCCGATCCAATGTGTAGGTACACGGAAGTTATGATATAAGATCTTTATAGTTTTATCAGAGGTGATTTTGTACTAAAATTTTTATAGCGGATTCGAATTACATGTAGAAGATAATAATAGGGGCCGTACGTGATAACTACTAGCTACTACGAAATCGGTTATCAGGATAGATACTTGATGGTAAAAATAAAGACACAAAAGTCAATGAGAGGAACTACTTGTGGCACCGGTACCGAAAGCAAACTCGAGCGTGCAAATCAAGCACTAGGGGTGCGCATCCAGTGCAGGTTTCATCAGTATAATAAACCATCACGAACCAACCCCTTGTTAGCAGCAACCGCTGACACCAGGACCACGTGCTACTGAGCATGATAGGAGGGCGTTAGACATCACAACTCCAGCAAACTTGCACGTCTGCGAGACCGCGAGTAGACTGAACGGCTAGGAGTTCGGCTTCTCGGGGGGAGAGGGAATCAGGTGCGGTGTTAACTTAGGGATGTAGGCGGGCAGGCGGGCGGGCAATAGCAAACCTCTCGGCGGTGGCGACGTTCTCCGCCTCGACGTCGGTGCAGGCGAACTGCACGGCGGCGACCGCCACCTTCCTCCCCGCGGCTGCAGCcatcctcctctcctcccctcccctccgCGCGCCTTCCCACTTCACCTACCCCTCACCTGACCTGAGTTGGGACTTGCGACTTGCGACTTGCGACTGCTGTGGTCTCAAGCAAGCAGAGAAATTCGCGATTTAACCCTCCCCCTCTCCTATTCTTTTTTTTCTGAAAACACCCTGCTCCAACCCTAAACCCAATACAATTTCTACAACCTGATTCTTCACTTGCTGTCTGGGGAGGGAGCAGATGTGAGCAATCTTATCAGCAGGACGGCGGGGAGCGGTGACAACTGAGTCTCGACTCTCGAGTGTGTGCACAGAGTAGGGGGGAAAAGGCAGGGAAGAAAGAAAATGGCAGGGGGTGTTCAGAAAAAGAATAGGAGAGGATGGGAGGGGAGGGAGGGGTAAATCGGAAAATAAACATATACCGTTGGATTGACATCTAATGGACGTGGATGGCTGCTTTCACGTCTTGCACAAATGCATATAGCAGGGGAGGTCGCCGAGAAATAAAACCGTCAGTTGTAAGGAGAAAAAAGGCGCCGCCCTGGGGCCTACCGTTGTTGTTGTTGACTTGTCTTGGTATAAGGCAGTCCTTCTTTGATGGGCCACAGGGCCAGTGCTATGCAAGGCTTTGATGGGCTTGATTGGGCCAGAAAAGAACCAGAAACAGGAAAGAATACAAGCGTAGTGCTGTGCCTGACTGCCTGTGCTTCCGTCGCGGTTTCACAAAACCGTGTTCGCTCTCGGGCTCGGCTCATCCTTATCCTCTCACGTGGGAATCTGGCAGGTTCGGAGCATCGGCCTGACACTGACAGACCCTCCCTCCTATATACTATAGTACAAGATAGAGATAAGGCGTACCGATCCGGTTTAAAAGATCCGCTACTAGTGTCACCGGCAACGTGTCGACGCGGTCGTGTGTGTTCCTGGTGAGGAAGCGAACCCTGCCTGCTTACTTGCCGGGCAAGAAGTGAGAACAGCGTGGGGTGCGGAAGCGACCGGACCGGGGATGGCTACAAGAAGGACCGTGGCGGCGAGCGTTACTGCCCAGCGGCCTGCGTGGGCGGCCGTGGCGAGGAGGATGGAGGGCGTGTCGCGCTACTTCAGCGACAAGGCCTCCGGCAGGCTGCTCAGCGAGGAGGAGCGCGCCGCCGAGAACGTCTACATACAGGTGACCGGTTGCCTACTGAGTACTGACTGACTGATTATGTGTGGTCGGGTGCGATCGTTTCGCGTTTCGTCCTGCTAGACTGAGTGAGTTGATCGAATTGGGGATTCGTTTGAGTAAAGCAGAAGATGGAGCGGGAGAAGCTGGAGAAACTGAGGAGGAAGGAGGACAAGGCCAAGGCCGAGGCGGCCAAgagggccgccgccgccgccagaggCGACACGAAGGTAAATATATAGGCGTGCGTAATCCTCCATTCTGCCTAGAACGTTGCTGGATTATGATATTCGTGTTCGTCACTTATATGTACGTGCCCTTGTcgggtttttttttgtttttgccaGAATGGTGAGGAGGCTCATCCGAGCTGATTGATCATCGCAAAATCAGACCGGTGCTCCCGTGAATCCTGTGATGCTGTACTACTGATGACACGTAGATGCAAATAGACGCCGTCGTACTAGGTACTACTCTGCATGGAGAGGAACGTTTGCTCTCTTTTGCAACTCTGCTCGTCGTGTCGTGTGTAATCCCATCCCTGTCACGGTTGTGAACTTCGCTTGTAGCTAGCGACGGTTTTGCCTTGCCTTGTCCCTTGTCGGTGCAACTGGAGTGGAGTGGAGGCGTCCTTGAGCCTCTTCCATGTACATAGGTTGTCAATAATAATAATGAATAAATGTAGTCCCCTCGTCGAAAACAATAAAAAAAGGTCCCAGAAGAGTGGATATCTCGCTTTGGCATGGGTCCCGACTTTTTTAAGTTTATACCTATCAACAATGTGTTTAAACCGCAAAacttttaattttaaaatatatTAAAGCGCTATTTGTCGTGAAGAGTTTACTCAGTCAATATTATGACCGACTAAACATTGCTCAGTTACCATCGGTAGGAACATGATTTGACTTACGATAAATTTAGATCCCTTATTTTTACGACGGAGGTTAATAAAGTAGGTAGTATTGCGTACCCACTCAGCTAGATCCAGACCTGGTGTCGTTAGTTGTTAACCTCCGTCGAGCCTGCAATGCAAGTCCAGACCATTCCTCCACCACAGAATGCACTGCTCGACTGGAGTGATTTGTTTTGAATCAGCCTGGTGCCTTGTGCATGTAATCGTGTGTTTTGCTACTACTAGTAGTCTAGTACCATAGCATAGGAGTACGCTCTCCTTTTTGGACATATGGTGGTGGTATCAGCCTAGAGGATACGGAACTAACGATCTGTCAAAAGTAAAACAGAAGTAAACAGCAAATGGGTCCATAGCTCAGTGGTAGAGCAATCGACTGCAGATCGATAGGTCTCCGGTTCGAACCCGGATGGGCCCTTATTTGTTTCACTCTTTTTTTTAATACCAAACGTTCGATGGTTTAGCGCCTCATGAGCTAAAGCGGAAGAGTTTTTAGTTACTTTTAGCTTCTAAAGAGGAGCTAAATTTTAGTTAGTTTGATTTATCTCCTGGAACCAAACATACCCTAGTCACTCATCTTTTGTAGAGCAATATAAATGCCAACACTGATTGCTCAAATATAATAACTCATTGCAACATGAATGCAATTTCTTAGCTCAATTCATGACTAAACAAACCATTACAATCATTCATGCCGGTTCACACTATTATTCGGTAGTCCGAGTTTGCAGAACAGATCGAACTGAAGTTTACTACACCTTTTTTCGGATTTTTACTCTTGTCATAGAGCTGAACCCGTGCGATCGCTTAATTGATTTAGTGGTCTCGGATTGAGCCTGTAACTCCCCTCCAAGTCCAAAGGGGCCATCAGATCAGCAGCCTGTTCCTTGGTCATTTCTCTTACGTACAAGTAAATGAATCCTTAACTTCTAGATTGTATACTGAGTGGAGTAAACAAGACTTGTTCTTCACAATGTTTTCAGCACATGTGATAATCCATAAATGGCGCAAGGGACAATGTTTGGCACAAGAAGGAAGCTGCCACGGATGCCCCCCAAAGGCAGCGTCGGATCCCACGGAGAAAGAGGATTCATCCTCAAGAGAAAGATCAAGAGAAGTTTAAGTGGGGACATGTATTTGGATATGATACCAAATTGTTACAAACACAAATATTTGGCAAGATAGATCTGGTACTCACCCTCTTGTAGGAGGCCCTTAAGTAAACTTAGATCTATTATTCTTGCTTGCCTTTTAAGGCTCTGTTTAGAACCCCTGGAGCTAATAGTTAAGTTAACAAATTGTTAGTTGGATTAAGCTAGCTAATCAACTACTTGTTAGCTAACAATTAGTTAGGAGTGTTTGGAACCTCTAAAGTTAATTCTAGCAGCTAATTATTAGCTCTAGATATTACAAACAGAACCTAATAACATCCTACCCATCCTTATATAGAGGGATAACCTTACCTTAATAGCTAAGAAACCCTAATAAATCCAATCTGGTTGGTACCATTCACGTGCTACAGTACCTACACATGAACAATACTTGTGTCCGACCTGGCACTGCGTCGCAGGCCCAATGCCCACAACAGTGTACAACCACTAGGATCGTATGACATAGTCCATAACGCACACACAAAGAGGATGGATTCTGATGGAGAACAACGAGAGGTGCATCTCCCCAACCATTGGCATAGACTGAGTGTGCCACCTACGGAGAAACAACATGCTCTGCTCGCGAGACATAGTGTTGCACATGGATCACAATTATACAAGGCTAAGAGTTTGATCCAAACAAGCAGTAAACATACATTGGAGAGTTGCATACTGACAAGTGATTTTATGGAAATCCTTATCAACACCTATTCTTTGGGTGAAAAAAATTTCCACATTAGTGTCGAAAGCATAAAACACATGAATGAAGAAAAGTGAAGGCACAAAATATTACTATATGACATAAAAAGCTTAACATTATGCTATCTCTAGCATCCTTACCTATCTCAACTCATATTTCAAACTCCGCTCTTTAAATACTGCAAGAAACATTAAAAATGCAAAATAATATTTTGTACAACCATATGCACAATCTGCTGACCAAAACcttacgccccgtttggatcattggaattgaattccattctaataatagtaatttaggtatatatcaattaagctaattcagttttatgcaaaatatattgtatactattattaacaAGATGtttgagatatttatgtgctacatttttactatagaggagtcaGACGAAGactgtcatgtaagttacagagtagaaacaaattctactaatgcataaaatcatttcccaccctttaccccatgaatttgagatagacttatatctgaactttagaaagcggtggaatgtcaaattccaaactaaataagttattttattgagtgaattccaattcctctgaaatgaagggatccaaacgccccgttatagatttttagagtcCCCGTTATAGATTCAAAACCATATGGCATGGGTCTTATTATAGGCCAACCTTGTGTACTAGTACTAAAATATCACAAAAATGAGAAAATAAAATAAACTTAGATCTTATTATCAACAAAAAAATTGTTGTCCAATTAAGCTTCACGTGTAATCATCATGCAGTCAAACAATCAAAAGTCATGAAAACATCTTTAAAAATTATATATACTTTATTATTTACTCTCCCAATACATCAAAATTTAAAATCTAGTTCATCCAATATTAAGATATGTAAATAGAGAAAATTCTATCATTTTTTAATCCTTCGTATTGGATAAAGTTTTCTATTTTTTATCGCTTAACATACGATAAACTAGAACTTCAATTTTGATATATTTTGAAATATTGATAGAGTAAATAATAAAGTATATCTATAATCTTTTTTAAAAAATTGGGTACTTTTAGTAGTTTCATTTTATTGCGATTGCACAAGAAGCTCGATTGCAGGGCCGGGCCTATGGGTGTGCGACCCGTGTGACCGTACAGGGCCTCAAAAAATTGTCTAATGGGAGAAGGGTCATGTGTAAGGGGATCGTATCCAGTGCACAAGGGCCACACCGTGCACAAATGCACAAAACGAAATCTGGCCGTCCATTTTCCATCCAACGGCCGTCGTAAATATGCAGATGAACCCTCCCGCAGCCTCCGTAGCTTGCCGAGTCTGTTTTGTGAAAAACCCCCCGCACCGTCATGTCGTTGGATGGAAAATGGACGACAAGATTTCGTTTTGTGCATTTGTGCACGGCGTGGCCCTTGTGCACTGGATACGATCCCATGTGTAAGGCCAGAGCACTAGAGTGCCAGAGCCGCTCTTAAGTTTGCCTATATGTCTTCGTGCGATGATTTTGGCGTGTGACGCTTCCAT is a genomic window of Zea mays cultivar B73 chromosome 5, Zm-B73-REFERENCE-NAM-5.0, whole genome shotgun sequence containing:
- the LOC100282130 gene encoding N-carbamoylputrescine amidase, whose amino-acid sequence is MAAAAGRKVAVAAVQFACTDVEAENVATAERLIREAHKKGAKIVLVQELFEGHYFCQAQRLDFFRRAKPYKGNPTIIRMQQLAKELEVVIPVSFFEEANNAHYNSVAIIDADGADLGLYRKSHIPDGPGYQEKFYFNPGDTGFKAFKTKYATIGVGICWDQWFPECARAMALLGAEILFYPTAIGSEPQDCNLDSREHWKRVMQGHAGANLVPLVASNRIGRETVDTEHGKSSITFYGNSFIAGPTGEIVKLANDKDEEVLVAEFDLDEIKSIRHGWGIFRDRRPELYKVLLTLDGEKQS
- the LOC100282243 gene encoding ATPase inhibitor, which produces MATRRTVAASVTAQRPAWAAVARRMEGVSRYFSDKASGRLLSEEERAAENVYIQKMEREKLEKLRRKEDKAKAEAAKRAAAAARGDTKNGEEAHPS